The following are from one region of the Paenibacillus sp. KS-LC4 genome:
- a CDS encoding copper amine oxidase N-terminal domain-containing protein gives MRKMISALAAFATLFFVLLQPVAQAASTDINIYIDGQVLQTDQPAIIISGSTFVPLRGIFEALDAKVLWSQKTKTVTATKGDTTVVLKLGARTATINNTTVTLDAPARSIKGRTVVPVRFVSESLGEDVKWDSKTRSVRITTAASVSVGAATSVSVSTVSQYGDGRDLQVNFIPPSDMTNVNSYRILVVPADKAASFNLAKAQIVGSTNYTALPTSSAYQNNVLTAQTRDTDGALLRSNLPYKVFILTVGNNDRYALSSASASITLSAKLTVDAASNVRISDVGDFGDGRDLSVSFNRASNESNISSYRVIIVKTANASRFDLAAANSLNSSYYTTVSKTGSSTMSTGFSSSARDSSGEFIKNGVAYTAYVLSMSSSVGTTSNTLSSASSSATLGSSSGYTPSITSVADVSNYGDGRDLRVNFNRASDESRISYYRIFVVREADYGSFNLNEANNVASGRYTDVSRNGSSSYSQILSSSARDVKGNSIINGVAYRVFVMGVTNNSSTYSSTLSNASSSIALYSTGVSSVTNVGVNDVSDYNNGQDLRVSFTRAGDESSINHYRIFVVRTANAGSFNLAAANSITNSSYYTAVSKTGGNINQVLPATARDINGALIQNGISYQVFVLSVGNGSTTSDNALSSSSVAITLSSGAVTAATNVAVSDVNEFNNGQDLLVAFAKAADETNLNHYRVFVVKAANAASFNLAAANAVSNANNYTTVAKTGGNISQVLAATARDVNGDLIQNNISYQVFVLSVGGGSSAGTNALSLGSAAITLTAKSVSAAANVVAAEYNGGQDIKVDFTKPTDDTNIDHYRIFIVKSANAGGFDLTTANRITQPDYFTAVNKSDTPSKVLTRNTRDTAGEFIQAGVSYQVFVLSIGGGSSAGTNALSSASAPITLPVPLPPAAAATAVNATLLASGQEIQVSFTKPTDGRNISQYRVFIVKEADAGSFNLAAASASGNYTTSPAEAMLTLSRSTSDVSGQPLAFDTNYRVYVLSVANSGANALSDPSAAVLMPTPVAPVAPTPSPDQPAGA, from the coding sequence ATGAGAAAAATGATTTCCGCTCTAGCTGCTTTTGCAACGCTGTTTTTTGTGTTACTTCAGCCTGTAGCGCAGGCAGCATCAACCGATATTAACATTTATATCGATGGGCAAGTGCTGCAAACTGATCAACCCGCTATTATTATTTCAGGCAGCACCTTTGTGCCTTTGCGCGGGATTTTTGAAGCTTTAGATGCCAAAGTATTATGGAGTCAAAAAACCAAAACGGTAACCGCCACGAAGGGCGATACGACCGTTGTTCTTAAACTGGGTGCAAGAACGGCTACGATTAACAATACAACCGTTACACTGGACGCCCCAGCCCGTTCGATTAAGGGAAGAACTGTCGTCCCTGTCCGCTTCGTCAGCGAGTCGCTTGGCGAAGATGTCAAATGGGACTCAAAAACAAGGAGTGTGCGCATTACTACAGCTGCATCCGTAAGTGTTGGCGCAGCTACTTCGGTGAGCGTGTCCACGGTTAGCCAATATGGAGACGGCAGAGATTTGCAGGTTAATTTCATACCTCCCTCCGACATGACGAACGTGAACAGCTACCGCATTCTTGTCGTTCCGGCAGACAAGGCTGCGTCCTTTAATTTGGCTAAAGCGCAAATTGTAGGCAGTACGAATTATACGGCACTTCCTACATCGTCTGCTTACCAAAACAATGTATTAACGGCTCAAACAAGAGATACAGACGGGGCGCTGCTTCGCTCTAATCTGCCTTATAAAGTATTTATTTTGACCGTTGGCAATAACGATCGCTATGCGCTATCCAGCGCTTCCGCATCCATCACCCTGAGCGCGAAATTGACGGTTGATGCGGCATCGAATGTACGAATTAGCGATGTTGGCGATTTCGGTGACGGCCGTGACCTTTCAGTCAGCTTTAACCGCGCCTCCAATGAAAGCAACATTTCCAGCTACCGGGTTATTATTGTAAAAACGGCGAATGCCTCCCGATTTGATCTGGCAGCAGCAAACTCGCTTAATAGCTCCTATTACACGACCGTTTCCAAAACCGGCAGCAGTACGATGAGTACAGGCTTCAGCTCCTCGGCGAGGGACAGCTCGGGGGAATTTATTAAAAATGGGGTAGCCTATACGGCTTATGTTCTTTCCATGAGCAGCAGCGTCGGCACCACTTCTAATACCTTGTCCTCGGCTTCTTCGTCTGCGACGCTTGGCTCCTCCTCTGGCTATACTCCGTCTATTACGAGCGTAGCCGATGTGAGCAACTATGGGGATGGACGCGATTTGCGCGTTAACTTCAACCGGGCATCGGATGAGTCCCGGATTAGCTATTATCGTATTTTCGTCGTCAGAGAGGCTGATTACGGAAGCTTTAATTTAAACGAGGCGAATAATGTAGCGTCGGGAAGATATACCGATGTTTCTCGAAATGGAAGCAGCAGCTACAGCCAAATTCTCTCTTCCAGCGCAAGAGACGTGAAGGGAAACTCCATTATTAATGGTGTTGCCTACCGCGTATTCGTGATGGGTGTTACGAACAACAGCTCCACCTATTCCAGCACCTTGTCCAATGCCTCCTCCAGTATTGCTCTTTATAGCACAGGGGTTAGCAGTGTCACAAATGTTGGCGTAAACGACGTGAGTGACTACAACAATGGACAGGATTTGCGTGTTTCATTCACAAGAGCTGGAGATGAAAGCAGCATAAACCATTACCGGATCTTCGTCGTTAGGACGGCAAATGCAGGCAGCTTCAATCTGGCGGCAGCGAACAGTATAACGAATTCCAGCTATTATACGGCCGTTTCCAAAACAGGCGGCAATATTAATCAAGTATTGCCAGCGACAGCTCGTGACATTAATGGAGCGCTTATTCAAAATGGCATCAGCTATCAGGTATTCGTATTGTCCGTTGGAAATGGCAGCACGACTAGCGATAACGCCCTTTCCAGCAGCTCGGTAGCGATCACGCTGTCCTCCGGTGCTGTAACAGCAGCAACGAATGTGGCGGTCAGTGACGTAAACGAGTTTAACAATGGACAGGATTTGCTCGTTGCCTTCGCCAAAGCAGCTGATGAAACCAATCTGAACCATTATCGCGTCTTCGTCGTTAAGGCCGCTAATGCAGCCAGCTTCAATCTGGCGGCGGCTAACGCCGTGAGCAACGCCAATAACTATACGACCGTAGCAAAGACAGGCGGAAATATTAGCCAGGTGCTCGCTGCAACGGCTCGGGATGTTAATGGCGATCTCATTCAAAATAATATTAGCTATCAAGTATTTGTATTGTCCGTTGGCGGCGGCAGCTCCGCTGGCACTAATGCGCTGTCCCTCGGTTCAGCAGCTATTACACTGACAGCTAAGAGCGTATCTGCCGCAGCCAATGTCGTTGCAGCTGAATACAATGGCGGTCAAGATATCAAGGTTGATTTCACCAAGCCTACGGACGATACGAATATTGATCATTACCGGATTTTTATCGTCAAAAGTGCGAATGCTGGCGGTTTTGATCTGACCACGGCAAATCGGATTACTCAGCCTGATTATTTTACCGCAGTCAATAAAAGCGATACACCAAGCAAAGTGCTTACTCGCAACACTCGCGACACAGCTGGAGAGTTTATCCAAGCTGGCGTCAGCTATCAAGTATTTGTATTGTCCATTGGCGGCGGCAGCTCGGCAGGCACTAATGCGCTGTCTTCCGCTTCTGCACCTATTACACTGCCTGTACCGCTGCCTCCGGCAGCAGCAGCAACCGCCGTTAATGCAACCCTGCTCGCAAGCGGTCAGGAAATTCAAGTATCCTTCACGAAACCGACTGATGGGCGTAATATCTCGCAATATCGCGTGTTTATCGTGAAAGAAGCCGATGCTGGCAGCTTCAACCTCGCTGCGGCGAGTGCATCGGGCAACTATACGACATCGCCAGCTGAAGCCATGCTGACGCTCTCCAGAAGCACATCCGATGTGAGCGGACAGCCACTAGCATTTGACACCAATTATCGTGTATATGTCCTTTCTGTAGCCAATAGCGGTGCGAATGCCTTGTCCGATCCTTCGGCGGCCGTGCTAATGCCGACGCCAGTGGCGCCTGTAGCACCAACTCCCTCTCCTGATCAGCCAGCAGGAGCTTAA
- a CDS encoding VanZ family protein yields MTKRGMFIGSLFVVYLFLLFKVILLKWNAIGLEALWYHFKTFLHHPYLIYERQANLTLFDEISRDLNELSLSRFSGTTLFTNLVGNTLAFIPFGVFIAMLSKLQRGLGIKIFVLSLLLSLFFEFSQFFLGIGIFDVDDLLLNTVGGMVGYIVWKVITIGVKVLQPATARGLKRTSHP; encoded by the coding sequence ATGACGAAGCGGGGCATGTTTATAGGGTCGCTGTTTGTTGTGTATCTGTTTTTATTATTTAAAGTTATTTTGCTCAAATGGAATGCCATTGGTCTCGAAGCTTTGTGGTATCATTTCAAAACGTTTTTACACCACCCGTATCTGATTTACGAGCGCCAAGCGAATCTAACGCTATTTGATGAAATTTCAAGGGATCTTAATGAATTATCGCTCTCGCGTTTCTCCGGCACTACCTTGTTTACGAATTTAGTTGGCAATACGCTGGCCTTCATTCCGTTTGGTGTTTTTATTGCTATGCTAAGCAAACTCCAACGGGGATTAGGTATAAAAATATTCGTGCTGTCCCTCCTGTTAAGCTTGTTTTTTGAATTCTCTCAGTTTTTCTTAGGTATTGGCATCTTTGATGTGGATGATTTGTTGTTAAACACCGTTGGCGGAATGGTCGGATACATCGTCTGGAAAGTCATTACAATTGGCGTGAAGGTACTCCAGCCCGCAACGGCGAGAGGATTAAAGAGAACTTCTCATCCATGA
- a CDS encoding response regulator transcription factor encodes MRRITILVADDEVEIADLVALHLQKEGYYIIKASNGKAAMQAVQSQTIDLAILDIMMPEMDGYEVTRKIREQYHLPIIFLSAKTSDLDKITGLVMGADDYMTKPFNPMELVARVHSQLRRSLQFNQPAVMNKAVLELGGLVISPDQHKITLYGADVELTPKEFDILYLLASHPKQVFSAESIFKQVWGEAYYESGNTVMVHIRTLRKKLGEDTTKRKFIKTIWGVGYTFND; translated from the coding sequence TTGAGGCGTATTACGATTTTGGTCGCGGATGATGAGGTGGAAATCGCGGATCTGGTTGCCTTGCACCTGCAAAAAGAAGGTTATTACATTATAAAAGCATCCAATGGGAAGGCAGCTATGCAAGCTGTGCAATCGCAGACGATTGATTTGGCTATTTTGGATATTATGATGCCGGAAATGGATGGGTACGAGGTCACTCGTAAAATCCGGGAGCAATACCATCTGCCGATTATTTTCTTGAGCGCTAAAACCTCCGATCTGGACAAGATCACAGGGCTTGTTATGGGGGCAGACGATTACATGACTAAGCCCTTTAACCCAATGGAGCTGGTAGCGCGCGTCCATTCACAGCTCCGCAGGTCGCTGCAATTCAATCAGCCAGCCGTCATGAATAAAGCGGTGCTGGAACTGGGCGGACTCGTCATTTCACCCGACCAGCATAAAATCACCCTGTACGGCGCGGACGTCGAATTAACGCCGAAGGAGTTCGACATTCTATATTTGCTAGCGAGCCACCCGAAACAGGTGTTTAGCGCGGAAAGCATTTTTAAACAGGTGTGGGGCGAGGCTTACTATGAGAGCGGCAATACAGTTATGGTCCATATTCGCACGCTGCGCAAAAAACTCGGAGAAGATACGACCAAGCGAAAATTCATCAAGACGATCTGGGGCGTAGGGTACACGTTCAATGATTAA
- a CDS encoding tetratricopeptide repeat protein yields the protein MTVNDTKRYRFSEAPIWHLQREYFEEAGMKAWNNDQVPQYITSNPMIASAYAEMIFGLLQDRANQGNRSEPVFIVELGAGAGRLAYHVLQELCQLRDYAGIALPPFRYIMTDLAMKNVLAWQVHPALQAFIAEGLLDFARFDAVHDTSLSLAVSGRTIREQELEQPLIIVANYFFDSIPQELIYVGDGQIYEADVFVEYPDNWDALKPAELLDQLALHYEHRRAPEYEQDDYPYRDVIAVYQEQLEDSHILFPAAGLTCLERLNQWSQAGFLLITADKGDHLLDNWKFAEPPELFLHGSFSLTANYHAIQHVFEQRGAQALFPPHHYKNINVGCIVHMDQPLAYANTRLAYRRAVERFGPDEFFSMKMWVDHNLASMELQPLLAFWRLGGYDAEFFIQSTKQIASLLPDANDKELQDLLRGIQLMWSSYYVMEQRYDLALDAGLLLFEMEMYEESKQFLEISVQQEQEEVVSTVFYCLAICCFELELGEQALGYIQQFLELEPDHEEALALLGRFE from the coding sequence ATGACCGTTAACGATACAAAGCGCTATCGCTTCAGTGAAGCTCCAATCTGGCATCTCCAAAGGGAATATTTCGAAGAAGCAGGCATGAAGGCTTGGAATAATGATCAAGTCCCTCAGTATATAACGAGTAATCCGATGATTGCTTCGGCCTATGCCGAAATGATATTTGGGCTGCTTCAGGATCGGGCCAATCAGGGGAATCGCTCAGAGCCCGTATTCATTGTGGAGCTAGGGGCAGGAGCAGGCCGTCTTGCCTACCATGTGCTGCAAGAGCTGTGCCAGTTAAGAGACTATGCGGGGATAGCCCTCCCCCCTTTCCGCTATATTATGACCGATTTGGCTATGAAAAATGTTCTGGCCTGGCAGGTGCATCCTGCCCTGCAAGCTTTTATCGCGGAGGGCTTGCTGGATTTTGCGCGATTTGATGCGGTTCATGATACGTCGTTAAGCCTTGCCGTGTCAGGTAGAACGATTAGAGAACAGGAGCTAGAGCAGCCGTTAATTATTGTCGCCAACTACTTTTTTGACAGTATTCCACAAGAGCTGATTTATGTAGGCGACGGCCAAATATACGAGGCGGATGTTTTTGTCGAATATCCTGACAATTGGGATGCTCTTAAACCAGCCGAGCTATTGGATCAACTCGCCTTGCATTACGAGCACAGGCGGGCGCCCGAGTATGAGCAAGACGACTATCCTTACCGCGATGTCATTGCCGTCTATCAAGAGCAGCTGGAGGATTCACATATTTTATTCCCTGCTGCTGGTCTCACCTGCTTGGAGCGCTTGAATCAATGGTCTCAGGCAGGGTTTCTATTGATAACCGCTGACAAAGGCGACCATCTGCTGGATAACTGGAAATTTGCCGAGCCGCCAGAGCTGTTCCTGCATGGCAGCTTTTCATTGACCGCCAACTACCATGCGATTCAGCATGTTTTTGAGCAAAGGGGGGCTCAGGCGTTATTTCCTCCCCACCATTATAAAAATATAAATGTCGGCTGCATTGTCCATATGGATCAACCGCTGGCATACGCGAATACTAGATTAGCCTATCGCCGAGCTGTGGAGCGTTTTGGCCCTGATGAGTTTTTTAGCATGAAAATGTGGGTCGACCACAATCTCGCCAGCATGGAGCTGCAACCATTGCTCGCCTTTTGGCGTTTGGGTGGATATGATGCGGAGTTTTTCATTCAGAGCACGAAGCAAATTGCCAGCCTGCTGCCGGATGCAAATGACAAAGAATTGCAGGATCTGCTAAGAGGCATTCAGCTGATGTGGTCGTCGTATTACGTCATGGAGCAGCGTTATGACTTGGCGCTTGATGCGGGCTTGCTGCTGTTTGAGATGGAAATGTACGAGGAATCCAAGCAGTTTCTTGAAATATCGGTGCAGCAGGAACAGGAAGAGGTTGTTTCAACCGTATTTTATTGTCTCGCTATTTGCTGCTTTGAGCTGGAGCTCGGCGAGCAAGCATTGGGTTATATTCAGCAATTTCTGGAGCTTGAGCCGGATCATGAAGAGGCGTTGGCGCTGCTGGGGAGATTTGAATAA
- a CDS encoding HAMP domain-containing sensor histidine kinase, translating to MIKSRRSFRTTMIMLLGLSMLLSGAITYGVYKMLQLYYVDVREGDRLALYRRMMREVGDIYVFLILFIPLAIVFFFWFTKRYGTYFNEISKGIRHLANGEFANRVQISSNDEFSSIAEDLNMASEKLQAAVEKGDFAENSKDQLVVNLAHDLRTPLTSILGYLDLMVKDNQLTDEQIKHYTAIAFNKSQRLEKLIDGLFDITRMNYGKLPVEKGSIDLSELLRQLNEELYPVFEKNHLTARMDVAPELYMDGDGELLARVFENLLTNAARHGKEGLYVDINGRLDAGDVVIQVANYGGEIPPEDLPHIFEMYYTGDRSRAHQEGGTGLGLFIARNIVEQHEGTLTAESNVVRTVFEVRVPARS from the coding sequence ATGATTAAGAGCAGACGAAGCTTTCGGACCACGATGATTATGCTGCTGGGCTTAAGCATGCTTTTATCCGGTGCGATTACATATGGCGTTTATAAGATGCTTCAGCTGTATTATGTCGATGTCCGCGAAGGGGATCGACTGGCGCTGTACCGGAGGATGATGAGGGAGGTTGGGGATATTTATGTATTCCTCATTCTTTTCATCCCGCTGGCTATTGTCTTTTTCTTCTGGTTTACAAAGCGTTATGGGACTTATTTCAATGAAATTTCTAAGGGAATCCGCCATCTGGCTAATGGGGAATTCGCTAATCGGGTTCAGATCTCCTCAAACGATGAGTTCAGCAGCATTGCGGAGGATTTGAATATGGCCAGCGAAAAGCTGCAAGCGGCAGTTGAAAAAGGGGATTTTGCTGAAAATAGCAAGGATCAGCTGGTTGTGAATTTGGCGCATGATCTTCGAACGCCGCTGACCTCAATTTTGGGATATTTGGATTTAATGGTGAAGGATAATCAGCTAACCGATGAGCAGATCAAGCATTACACCGCAATTGCCTTCAACAAATCACAGCGTCTGGAGAAGCTGATTGATGGGCTATTCGACATTACGCGGATGAACTATGGCAAGCTGCCCGTTGAGAAAGGGTCTATCGACCTCAGCGAGCTGCTCAGGCAGCTGAACGAGGAGCTGTATCCTGTTTTTGAGAAAAATCATTTAACAGCCCGAATGGATGTGGCTCCCGAGCTGTATATGGATGGCGACGGGGAGCTGCTGGCCCGTGTATTCGAGAACTTGCTGACTAATGCCGCCAGACACGGCAAAGAAGGCCTCTACGTGGACATTAATGGACGCCTTGATGCGGGGGATGTAGTCATTCAAGTCGCTAATTATGGAGGAGAAATTCCTCCTGAGGATTTGCCGCATATTTTCGAAATGTATTATACCGGCGACCGGTCTCGGGCGCATCAAGAGGGCGGCACGGGCCTCGGGCTGTTCATAGCCAGAAATATTGTAGAGCAGCATGAGGGAACCCTCACGGCCGAGAGCAATGTGGTGCGGACGGTATTTGAGGTGCGAGTACCTGCTCGCTCATAA